In Nitrospirota bacterium, one genomic interval encodes:
- a CDS encoding periplasmic heavy metal sensor, whose amino-acid sequence MRSNRMLKFALAASLVLNLTVLSTVGFLYYQKSSSWVSPFGTVMKRDRFLFEELSLRPEQKQALRERAIPFRAEIDRQRQEIGLKKKALLALMRTGNPSPDTVAAAVAEIGGMQERMQHTIVKHMLEMKGMLGREQQEKFLDLIEKAMTEGGQPGCTP is encoded by the coding sequence ATGAGAAGTAACCGGATGCTCAAATTCGCCCTGGCCGCCTCGCTCGTCCTGAACCTCACCGTTCTGTCCACCGTCGGCTTCCTGTATTACCAGAAGAGCTCCTCCTGGGTCTCGCCCTTCGGCACGGTCATGAAGAGGGACCGCTTCCTCTTCGAGGAGCTCTCGCTGCGGCCGGAACAGAAGCAGGCCCTGCGGGAGCGGGCGATCCCTTTCAGGGCGGAGATAGACCGGCAGCGGCAGGAGATCGGCCTCAAGAAGAAGGCGCTGCTCGCTCTCATGCGCACCGGCAATCCCTCGCCCGATACCGTTGCCGCCGCGGTCGCGGAGATCGGCGGGATGCAGGAGAGAATGCAGCATACAATAGTCAAGCATATGCTCGAAATGAAAGGCATGCTCGGGAGAGAGCAGCAGGAAAAGTTCCTCGACCTGATCGAGAAGGCCATGACAGAAGGAGGGCAGCCGGGATGCACACCGTGA
- a CDS encoding TolC family protein, with amino-acid sequence MHTVRTEPATSRKRGGLVALCCVLLSLALPAGPAGGETAAIATIATIEGRTLTLDECIAIGLKSNPAAEISFQNLRAVEERIGEAWGTYYPSLKLTTAYTYTTPQDDRMAILPDSYDTRFFLRQLLFDAGGTSSLVRSIRHSIRTQEYDLQRTNLDIVVNVTTSYHEVLKRHDLIEVAQAAFTSADTHLQQARELYKEGLAPRSDVIKAEVQRSNAQLDIIRAENSHLLAKANLAAAMGLPVTTGFAVVPVPGKVTEPAALPPLGAAMAAAYDQRPELKGSRARIDAAEAGVQQARSGFYPNLSLDASYGWQESSFLPDDKKWSVGVTASIPLFEQLTARSRVNQARASLAGTRAAETQTKRAVELDVEQAWLALKEALERSSVTERTLEQAREDMRVSEGRYREGVGNILEVNDAQTALTQARTNHVVALYDIVNAQARLDRAIGKGPVARSVTARSVTGIPVREESR; translated from the coding sequence ATGCACACCGTGAGAACAGAACCGGCAACCAGCCGGAAACGGGGAGGACTCGTCGCGCTCTGCTGCGTTCTCCTGTCTCTGGCATTGCCGGCCGGCCCTGCCGGCGGCGAAACCGCCGCTATCGCGACTATCGCCACTATAGAAGGGAGGACGCTTACCCTCGATGAATGCATCGCGATCGGGCTGAAGAGCAATCCCGCTGCGGAGATCTCGTTCCAGAACCTCAGGGCGGTCGAGGAGCGGATCGGCGAGGCGTGGGGAACGTATTATCCCTCGCTCAAGCTCACCACGGCATATACGTATACGACGCCGCAGGACGACCGGATGGCGATTCTCCCGGACAGCTACGATACCCGCTTTTTCCTGCGGCAGCTCCTCTTCGACGCCGGGGGCACCTCGAGCCTGGTCAGGAGCATACGCCACAGTATCCGGACCCAGGAGTACGACCTCCAGAGGACGAACCTCGACATCGTCGTGAACGTCACGACCTCCTATCACGAGGTACTGAAGCGGCACGATCTGATCGAAGTTGCACAGGCGGCGTTCACGAGCGCCGATACGCATTTGCAGCAGGCCCGTGAGCTCTACAAAGAGGGCCTCGCCCCCCGCTCGGATGTCATAAAGGCGGAGGTGCAGCGCTCCAATGCCCAGCTCGATATCATCAGGGCGGAAAACAGCCATCTGCTCGCAAAGGCGAATCTCGCCGCAGCGATGGGGCTGCCGGTCACGACCGGCTTCGCGGTCGTGCCGGTGCCAGGAAAGGTGACCGAGCCGGCGGCGCTGCCTCCCTTGGGCGCCGCGATGGCGGCAGCATACGACCAGAGGCCCGAGCTCAAGGGGAGCAGGGCTCGGATCGATGCAGCAGAGGCCGGCGTACAGCAGGCGCGGAGCGGTTTTTATCCGAACCTCAGCCTCGATGCCTCTTACGGATGGCAGGAGAGCAGCTTCCTTCCGGATGACAAAAAGTGGAGCGTGGGCGTAACGGCGAGCATCCCCCTCTTCGAGCAGCTCACCGCACGGTCGCGGGTCAACCAGGCCCGGGCGAGTCTTGCCGGGACCAGGGCGGCTGAGACGCAGACGAAACGGGCTGTCGAGCTCGATGTGGAGCAGGCCTGGCTCGCGCTCAAAGAGGCGCTGGAACGGTCATCGGTGACCGAAAGGACGCTCGAGCAGGCCCGGGAGGACATGCGCGTTTCGGAAGGGAGATACAGAGAAGGGGTCGGGAATATCCTCGAGGTGAACGATGCGCAGACTGCGCTGACCCAGGCAAGGACGAACCATGTCGTTGCGCTGTACGACATCGTCAACGCGCAGGCGCGGCTCGACAGGGCGATAGGGAAGGGACCAGTGGCCAGATCGGTAACGGCCAGATCGGTAACGGGCATACCGGTAAGGGAGGAGAGTAGATAA
- a CDS encoding efflux RND transporter periplasmic adaptor subunit, whose product MKKRLVIVSVLLILGLASSVGAYKFFSGRGSREATFQTETIRKRTISSIVQATGVIRAKIGAEVKVGSRISGKVETLYANIGDAVKKGQVIARLEQEDLRAKVNETRMNLKIVEANLDLAQKNLQRMQNLYAKDFVSRDKVDVAERDYKAAQAQASQLRESIRYNETQMSYATIVAPISGVIASVATQQGETVSSSALNVPTFVTIVDLNRLEVYAYVDETDISKIKPGFEATFTVDSFPDRDFKGTVTAVYPKATIQDNVVYYITIISIENPEGKLKPDMTVNATIYLNKREGVLAVPNKAIKREGGRKVVQVLESGKPALRTVKTGWKDGSYTEVIEGLREGETVVTGEVAKAE is encoded by the coding sequence ATGAAAAAGAGGCTGGTTATCGTAAGCGTCCTGCTGATCCTGGGGCTCGCGAGCTCCGTGGGCGCCTACAAGTTTTTCAGCGGCCGGGGCAGCAGGGAAGCAACCTTCCAGACGGAAACGATCAGGAAGCGCACGATCTCCTCGATCGTGCAGGCGACCGGCGTGATCCGGGCGAAGATCGGTGCCGAGGTGAAGGTCGGCTCGCGGATATCGGGCAAGGTCGAAACCCTCTATGCCAACATCGGCGACGCGGTGAAAAAGGGCCAGGTGATCGCGCGGCTCGAGCAGGAAGACCTGAGGGCAAAGGTCAACGAGACGAGGATGAACCTGAAGATCGTCGAGGCGAACCTCGACCTGGCGCAGAAGAACCTCCAGCGTATGCAGAATCTCTACGCGAAGGACTTCGTCTCCCGGGACAAGGTCGATGTGGCGGAACGGGATTACAAGGCAGCGCAGGCCCAGGCGAGCCAGCTCAGGGAGTCCATACGGTACAACGAAACGCAGATGTCCTACGCCACCATCGTCGCGCCCATCTCGGGGGTGATCGCCTCGGTCGCCACCCAGCAGGGGGAGACGGTCTCGTCATCGGCGCTGAACGTGCCGACCTTCGTCACCATCGTCGATCTGAACCGGCTCGAGGTGTACGCGTATGTGGACGAGACCGACATCAGCAAGATAAAGCCGGGGTTCGAGGCGACCTTTACCGTCGATTCATTCCCTGACAGGGATTTCAAGGGCACGGTGACCGCCGTGTATCCGAAGGCGACTATCCAGGACAACGTGGTCTATTACATCACCATCATCTCGATCGAGAACCCCGAGGGAAAGCTGAAGCCCGACATGACGGTGAACGCCACCATCTACCTGAACAAGCGCGAGGGTGTGCTCGCCGTGCCGAATAAAGCGATCAAGAGAGAGGGGGGCAGGAAGGTGGTCCAGGTGCTCGAAAGCGGAAAGCCCGCGCTGCGGACCGTCAAGACGGGATGGAAAGACGGGAGCTACACCGAGGTCATCGAGGGGCTCCGCGAGGGAGAGACGGTGGTGACGGGGGAGGTGGCAAAGGCGGAGTAG
- a CDS encoding ABC transporter ATP-binding protein: MIELKGITKTYRKNGSLEVSVLKGIDLEIGKGEFVAIMAPSGMGKSTLMNIIGCLDRPTGGAYILDGVAVDKMDDDDLSRTRNKKIGFVFQSFNLLPKTTALENVELPLIYSPEAADIQTKARAALEAVGLGERINHVPSELSGGQQQRVAIARALVNDPSIILADEPTGNLDTASSEEVMGIFRKLNQEGRTVVLVTHEPDVAGQAKRIIRLKDGHVVSDERRAA, from the coding sequence ATGATTGAGCTGAAAGGCATCACCAAGACGTACCGGAAGAACGGGAGCCTCGAGGTCAGTGTCCTCAAGGGCATCGATCTCGAGATCGGGAAAGGGGAGTTCGTGGCGATCATGGCGCCGTCGGGTATGGGCAAGTCGACGTTGATGAACATCATCGGCTGCCTCGACCGGCCTACCGGCGGCGCGTATATCCTCGACGGGGTGGCGGTCGACAAAATGGACGACGATGACCTGTCCCGCACGCGGAACAAGAAGATCGGCTTCGTCTTCCAGTCGTTCAACCTGCTCCCCAAGACGACGGCCCTCGAGAATGTCGAGCTGCCGCTCATCTATTCGCCCGAAGCAGCGGATATACAAACGAAGGCGCGGGCTGCGCTCGAAGCGGTAGGCCTCGGGGAGCGGATCAACCACGTGCCCTCGGAGCTCTCGGGCGGCCAGCAGCAGCGCGTCGCCATTGCGCGGGCCCTGGTGAACGACCCCTCGATCATCCTCGCCGACGAGCCTACGGGAAACCTCGACACCGCATCGAGCGAAGAGGTGATGGGTATCTTCAGGAAGCTGAACCAGGAAGGCAGGACGGTCGTCCTCGTCACCCACGAACCCGATGTGGCGGGGCAGGCGAAGCGGATCATCAGGCTGAAGGACGGGCATGTGGTCAGCGATGAAAGGAGGGCCGCGTAA
- a CDS encoding ABC transporter permease: MAKTVSLALKGLAKYRMRTFLMMLGIVIGIATLTVIVSISKGAQAKIMKGIQSFGTNAVLVSAGGGKMFGPPDEDTTSLTLEDAAAIKESVKGIKHIAPFTVSVSQDIIYGNQNTASPVLGVTPEWMDAWQWYVDKGEYISDEDNASMSKNAVIGRTVARELFGDQNPIGETIRINTTNFKVIGIMAHRGTSPMGMDMDRRVFVPRTTAMRKLFNIDHVGMIRMYVEDEAKLREVTMNVTALLRERHHIAPPQEDDFRVTNTMKMAAMAKGVSKTLRTFLILLSVISLGVGGIVIANIMFISVNERKKEIGIRRAFGARAKDIMNQFLGEALMVTVSGGILGTLLGFVVSKVISMIPVASSMGSMGGSMGKKKMMTMPAVISWEPFALAFLFSVLIGVLAGIQPAKKAAAMDPVEAIRG, encoded by the coding sequence ATGGCGAAGACGGTCTCCCTCGCACTCAAAGGATTGGCGAAGTACCGGATGAGGACCTTCCTCATGATGCTGGGCATCGTTATCGGGATCGCGACGCTCACGGTGATCGTCTCGATCAGCAAAGGCGCCCAGGCGAAGATCATGAAGGGCATACAGAGCTTCGGGACGAACGCGGTGCTCGTCTCCGCAGGCGGCGGCAAGATGTTCGGCCCGCCCGACGAAGACACCACTTCCCTCACCCTGGAGGATGCGGCAGCCATAAAGGAGTCGGTGAAAGGCATAAAGCACATCGCGCCGTTCACGGTCAGCGTCTCCCAGGACATCATCTACGGCAACCAGAACACCGCCTCCCCGGTCCTCGGCGTGACCCCGGAATGGATGGACGCATGGCAGTGGTACGTCGACAAGGGCGAGTACATCAGCGATGAGGACAACGCCTCGATGAGCAAGAACGCGGTCATAGGCCGGACCGTCGCGCGAGAGCTCTTCGGCGACCAGAACCCCATCGGCGAGACGATCCGCATCAACACTACCAATTTCAAGGTCATCGGCATCATGGCCCACCGCGGGACGAGCCCGATGGGCATGGACATGGACCGCCGGGTCTTCGTCCCCCGGACGACGGCGATGAGAAAGCTGTTCAACATCGACCATGTCGGCATGATCAGGATGTATGTCGAGGACGAAGCGAAGCTCCGGGAAGTGACGATGAATGTGACCGCCCTCCTCAGGGAGCGGCACCATATCGCGCCGCCCCAGGAAGACGACTTCAGGGTGACCAACACCATGAAGATGGCGGCGATGGCGAAGGGGGTTTCGAAGACCCTCCGCACGTTTCTCATCCTCCTCTCGGTGATCTCGCTCGGCGTGGGCGGCATCGTGATCGCCAATATAATGTTCATCTCGGTCAACGAGCGGAAGAAGGAGATCGGCATACGCCGCGCCTTCGGCGCCAGGGCAAAGGACATCATGAACCAGTTCCTGGGTGAAGCGCTGATGGTAACCGTCAGCGGGGGCATACTCGGCACGCTGCTCGGGTTCGTCGTATCGAAAGTGATCTCGATGATTCCGGTGGCCTCTTCAATGGGGTCGATGGGGGGATCGATGGGCAAGAAGAAGATGATGACCATGCCCGCGGTGATATCATGGGAGCCTTTTGCGCTCGCCTTTCTCTTCTCGGTGCTGATCGGCGTGCTGGCAGGCATCCAGCCCGCGAAGAAAGCGGCGGCAATGGACCCCGTGGAAGCGATCAGAGGATAA
- a CDS encoding ABC transporter permease encodes MLMKLLKGTRIALKTLFSHKLRTALATLGIVIGVCSVIVMVAIGEGAQQQVLSKIQAMGTDLVMVTAGQVRIIAGRPRQTGTTTTLTLRDLKAIEEEAPSVKAVAPAQSKKLLVKYDTVSTSTTVTGTTEAILPIRTLSLEKGRFFSDDENRTMQRVAVIGTTVAKNLFENRDPVGESIRIGKVSFEVIGVLGEKGTDLVGTDQDDVVYIPITTALRRLFNLTYINNIYIQAKDSGRIEKAAAEAAEVLREKHRLRNKADDFTIQSQTEILNTEKETARTFTNLLSAVAAISLLVGGVGILAIMLISIKERTREIGVRRAVGALRRDLLLQFIIESLTLSVSGGIAGIVLGALISLGAAHFTRWPLSLSVPAVIVAFLFSALIGVAFGVYPAAKAARLDPIEALRSE; translated from the coding sequence ATGCTCATGAAACTGCTCAAAGGCACCCGCATAGCGCTCAAGACGCTCTTCAGCCACAAGCTGCGGACCGCCCTTGCCACGCTCGGCATCGTCATCGGCGTCTGCTCGGTCATCGTCATGGTAGCCATCGGCGAAGGAGCGCAGCAGCAGGTGCTCTCGAAGATCCAGGCGATGGGCACCGACCTCGTCATGGTCACCGCAGGGCAGGTGAGGATCATTGCGGGCAGGCCGCGCCAGACCGGCACTACCACCACGCTCACGCTGCGGGACCTCAAGGCGATCGAGGAGGAAGCGCCGTCCGTAAAGGCCGTCGCCCCGGCCCAGAGCAAGAAGCTCCTGGTCAAATACGATACCGTCAGCACCTCGACGACGGTCACCGGCACCACCGAAGCGATCCTCCCGATACGGACGCTCTCCCTCGAGAAGGGGAGGTTCTTCAGCGATGACGAGAACAGGACCATGCAGCGGGTTGCGGTCATCGGGACCACGGTTGCGAAGAACCTCTTCGAGAACAGGGACCCCGTCGGCGAGAGCATCCGCATCGGGAAGGTCTCGTTCGAGGTGATCGGCGTGCTCGGAGAAAAGGGGACCGACCTGGTCGGGACCGACCAGGACGACGTCGTCTATATCCCGATCACGACCGCGTTGCGGCGGCTCTTCAATCTCACCTACATAAACAATATCTATATTCAGGCGAAGGATTCGGGCCGCATCGAGAAGGCCGCTGCCGAAGCAGCGGAGGTCCTGCGCGAGAAGCACCGGTTGCGCAATAAGGCCGACGACTTCACCATACAGAGCCAGACCGAGATCCTGAATACGGAGAAAGAGACCGCCCGGACCTTCACCAATCTCCTGAGCGCCGTTGCCGCGATCTCCCTGCTCGTCGGCGGCGTCGGCATCCTCGCGATCATGCTCATCTCGATCAAGGAGCGGACCAGGGAGATAGGCGTGCGCAGGGCGGTGGGGGCGCTGCGGCGCGACCTCCTGCTCCAGTTCATCATCGAGTCCCTCACCCTCAGCGTGAGCGGCGGCATAGCCGGGATCGTCCTCGGCGCCCTCATCTCCCTCGGCGCCGCTCATTTCACCCGATGGCCCCTCAGCCTTTCGGTCCCCGCGGTCATCGTCGCCTTTCTCTTCTCCGCCCTCATCGGCGTCGCCTTCGGCGTCTATCCCGCGGCAAAAGCGGCCCGCCTCGATCCGATCGAAGCCCTGCGGTCCGAATAA
- the thrC gene encoding threonine synthase: MEFKAWFQCINQQCRARYPLNSIIYRCTACGSLLEVQHDHDALMCRKPAEWKKLFEDRYKSTEWPYGSGVWGKKEWVLPNVHNDNVVSLYEGGTNLFWAERFGKVIGIDNLWVKLCGNSHSGSFKDLGMTVLVSQVNQMISEGAPIKAVACASTGDTSAALAVYCAAAGIQSVVLLPKGKISTAQLIQPIANGSLVLSLNTDFDGCMRVVQEITKREDIYLANSMNSLRVEGQKTVGIEIVQQFDWQVPDVIIIPGGNLGNVSALGSGLLMMKELNLIDKLPRIVVAQAEHANPLYRSYLKNFETFEPIQAQNTLASAIQIGNPVSAEKAIRTVKQFNGIVMDATEQELADAAALGDKSGMFNCPHTGVALAALIKLIKAGKIDKSERVVVISTAHGLKFTDFKVRYHEGTLDFPCQYANKPIDLPPSADAVMDALNHTLLKGDK, from the coding sequence ATGGAATTTAAGGCCTGGTTTCAATGTATCAATCAGCAGTGCCGGGCGCGCTATCCGCTGAACTCCATCATCTACCGGTGCACGGCGTGCGGCTCGCTGCTGGAAGTGCAGCACGACCACGACGCCCTCATGTGCCGCAAGCCCGCCGAGTGGAAGAAGCTCTTCGAGGACCGGTACAAATCGACCGAGTGGCCTTACGGCTCCGGCGTGTGGGGCAAAAAAGAGTGGGTCCTGCCGAACGTTCACAACGATAATGTCGTTTCGCTGTACGAGGGCGGCACCAACCTCTTCTGGGCCGAGCGCTTCGGCAAGGTGATCGGCATCGACAATCTCTGGGTCAAGCTCTGCGGCAACTCCCACAGCGGCTCGTTCAAAGACCTCGGCATGACGGTGCTCGTCTCGCAGGTCAACCAGATGATCAGCGAGGGCGCCCCCATCAAGGCGGTCGCCTGCGCGTCGACCGGCGACACGTCCGCCGCCCTGGCGGTCTATTGTGCGGCGGCAGGCATCCAGTCCGTCGTCCTGCTGCCGAAAGGCAAGATATCGACGGCACAGCTCATTCAGCCCATCGCCAACGGCTCGCTGGTGTTGTCGCTCAACACCGATTTCGACGGCTGCATGCGCGTGGTACAGGAGATCACGAAGCGCGAAGACATCTACCTGGCCAACTCCATGAACTCCCTCCGCGTCGAGGGACAGAAGACCGTCGGCATCGAGATCGTCCAGCAGTTCGACTGGCAGGTGCCCGACGTGATCATCATCCCCGGCGGCAACCTCGGGAATGTCTCCGCACTGGGCAGCGGCCTGCTCATGATGAAAGAGCTCAACCTCATCGATAAGCTGCCGCGCATCGTGGTGGCCCAGGCAGAGCACGCCAACCCCCTCTACCGCTCGTATCTCAAGAACTTCGAGACCTTCGAGCCCATTCAGGCGCAGAACACGCTCGCGAGCGCCATTCAGATCGGCAATCCGGTCAGCGCCGAGAAAGCGATCCGCACCGTGAAGCAGTTCAACGGCATCGTCATGGACGCCACCGAGCAGGAGCTGGCCGACGCTGCGGCGCTCGGCGACAAGTCAGGCATGTTCAACTGCCCGCACACCGGCGTCGCCCTGGCAGCGCTGATCAAACTGATCAAGGCCGGAAAGATCGACAAGTCCGAGCGCGTCGTGGTCATCTCCACCGCCCACGGACTGAAGTTCACCGATTTCAAGGTCCGTTATCACGAAGGGACGCTCGACTTTCCCTGCCAGTACGCAAACAAGCCCATCGATCTCCCGCCGAGCGCGGATGCAGTCATGGACGCCCTGAATCACACTTTACTCAAGGGAGATAAATAG
- a CDS encoding aminotransferase class I/II-fold pyridoxal phosphate-dependent enzyme, producing MPENTRKWKPATLAIHGEKRTPKPYYAVSTPIVHTSNFYFDTAGDVYDFMKAKGEGRVVREHEYGRYGNPTQQECERKLAAIEGAERAVLFSTGMSAVILTLMTYMKPEGHIIFTNDCYRQTRDFATNMLSKFGIPVSIVDPNAEAVARAIKPTTNIIFTESPTNPYLRILDLPAIVTVAKKHNVMTVIDATLATPYNIKPLDRGVDIVIHSATKYLGGHNDLLAGVTLGKHDLLTDLYKMQRMIGATPGPLTCFLLERGLKTFAMRMEHHNRAGLAVARMLEAHPKIEKVWYPALESHPDHTVAMEQMNGFGSVITFLLKGGDRETRRFIDALELFLITPSLGGSESLVTQMSTMSFFDYPEDYRQAIGMVDNLVRLALGLEDVDDLIADLKQALDRI from the coding sequence ATGCCCGAGAACACCAGGAAGTGGAAGCCTGCCACCCTTGCCATACACGGAGAGAAGCGCACGCCCAAACCGTACTATGCGGTCTCGACGCCGATTGTCCACACTTCGAACTTCTATTTCGATACCGCCGGTGATGTCTACGATTTCATGAAGGCGAAGGGTGAGGGCCGCGTGGTGCGCGAGCACGAATACGGACGCTACGGCAACCCGACCCAGCAGGAGTGCGAGCGCAAGCTGGCGGCTATCGAGGGCGCGGAGCGGGCGGTGCTGTTTTCGACCGGCATGAGCGCGGTGATCCTGACCCTCATGACCTATATGAAGCCCGAAGGCCATATCATATTCACCAACGACTGCTACCGCCAGACCCGCGACTTTGCGACGAATATGCTCTCGAAGTTCGGCATCCCGGTCTCCATCGTCGACCCGAATGCCGAAGCGGTCGCCCGGGCGATCAAACCCACTACCAACATCATCTTCACCGAGTCCCCGACGAATCCCTATCTGCGCATCCTCGACCTCCCGGCTATCGTCACGGTCGCGAAAAAGCACAACGTGATGACCGTCATCGACGCCACGCTGGCGACGCCGTATAACATAAAGCCGCTGGACAGGGGCGTGGATATCGTCATCCACTCCGCGACCAAGTACCTCGGCGGGCACAACGACCTGCTGGCAGGCGTCACCCTCGGCAAACACGATCTGCTCACCGATCTCTACAAGATGCAGCGGATGATCGGCGCCACGCCCGGCCCGCTCACCTGCTTCCTGCTCGAGCGCGGCCTGAAGACCTTCGCCATGCGTATGGAGCACCACAACCGCGCCGGTCTGGCCGTCGCCCGCATGCTGGAGGCTCACCCGAAGATCGAGAAGGTGTGGTATCCGGCGCTGGAGTCGCACCCGGACCACACGGTCGCGATGGAGCAGATGAACGGCTTCGGCAGCGTGATCACGTTCCTGCTCAAAGGCGGGGACAGGGAGACGCGGAGATTCATCGATGCGCTGGAGCTCTTCCTGATCACCCCCAGCCTCGGCGGCAGCGAGAGCCTGGTGACGCAGATGTCGACCATGTCGTTCTTCGATTATCCCGAGGACTACCGCCAGGCCATCGGCATGGTGGACAACCTCGTCCGGCTCGCGCTCGGCCTCGAGGACGTGGACGACCTGATCGCTGACCTGAAGCAGGCGCTGGACAGGATATAG
- a CDS encoding hemerythrin domain-containing protein has translation MDMLAILKEDHDYILDLLRKIGLSVDAETREQAEQEAGLFLQLRQSLETHMAGEEQFFYSALEEDDAVRPRVIYAMEDHRRIKLFLGQMAACTVHREWNARFSLLREATEAHFAGEEIGLFGDAEHIFSIVQREELSRKIVAAEEEVFMEYEWKQQRGRSGLPK, from the coding sequence ATGGACATGCTTGCCATTCTCAAAGAGGACCATGATTACATACTGGACCTGCTCCGGAAGATCGGCCTTTCTGTGGACGCCGAGACGAGAGAGCAGGCAGAGCAGGAGGCCGGTCTCTTCCTGCAGTTGAGGCAGAGCCTCGAAACCCATATGGCGGGAGAGGAGCAGTTCTTCTATTCGGCCCTCGAGGAAGACGACGCCGTCCGTCCGCGGGTGATCTACGCCATGGAAGACCACCGCCGCATCAAGCTGTTTCTCGGTCAGATGGCGGCCTGTACCGTTCATCGGGAATGGAATGCCCGGTTCTCCCTCCTGAGGGAGGCGACGGAGGCGCATTTTGCCGGTGAAGAGATAGGTCTGTTCGGAGACGCGGAGCACATCTTCAGCATCGTGCAACGGGAAGAGCTGAGCAGGAAGATCGTTGCCGCAGAGGAAGAAGTGTTCATGGAGTACGAATGGAAGCAGCAGCGCGGCAGAAGCGGTCTGCCGAAATGA
- a CDS encoding LemA family protein, translating to MSQGVKALLVVLGVLVVIGVLFGGWIVGQYNKVVAMDEQVKAQWAQVDNQLKRRYDLIPNLVETVKGYAKHEREIFENIAQARTQYFQAPTPAGKIAASQQLEGLLSRLLVLREAYPQLKANESFLKLQDSLEGTENRIAVERKRYNEAVQSLNSYRRSFAGRFIAALAGVEEAKYFETPAAQRETPQVRF from the coding sequence ATGAGTCAGGGAGTGAAGGCGTTGTTGGTGGTTCTCGGTGTCCTTGTCGTCATCGGTGTCCTGTTCGGCGGGTGGATCGTCGGGCAGTACAACAAGGTGGTCGCCATGGATGAGCAGGTGAAGGCGCAGTGGGCGCAGGTGGACAACCAGCTCAAGCGGCGGTACGATCTCATCCCGAATCTCGTCGAGACGGTGAAAGGGTATGCAAAGCACGAGCGGGAGATCTTCGAAAATATCGCCCAGGCGAGGACGCAGTATTTCCAGGCGCCGACGCCTGCCGGAAAGATAGCGGCCTCGCAGCAGCTCGAAGGCCTCCTCTCGCGTCTTCTCGTGCTGCGGGAAGCCTACCCGCAGCTGAAGGCGAACGAGTCCTTTCTGAAGCTGCAGGACAGTCTCGAGGGCACGGAGAACAGGATCGCCGTGGAGCGGAAGCGGTACAACGAGGCGGTCCAGAGTCTGAATTCCTACCGCAGGAGCTTTGCCGGCAGGTTCATCGCCGCGCTGGCCGGCGTAGAGGAGGCGAAGTACTTCGAGACACCCGCGGCGCAGAGGGAGACGCCCCAAGTGAGGTTCTAG
- a CDS encoding TPM domain-containing protein — protein MEGEAGSKETLCTVSIVSFILALLLLASCFSPASAATPEPPAAPSDYVVDLAGIINDSAEAKLNGYLRELEQKTTAQVVILTIESLDGEDIEGFSLRMAEQWKLGQKGKDNGVLIAVALKDRRYRFEVGYGLEAVLPDSMVGSIGRTYLVPHFRKGDYGGGVTNATLAVIKTIADREGVEITGFPKIEREYGRKAYKISPAQGFFLLVFLLIAAVFLIKHPGLCLLLFAASGGRTGSYGGRRGGGHYGGHYGGWYGGGGFGGGGSGGFGGGFGGGGGGFGGGGASGSW, from the coding sequence ATGGAGGGGGAAGCAGGAAGTAAAGAGACGTTGTGTACTGTTTCTATCGTATCGTTCATTCTTGCCCTCTTGCTTCTCGCTTCTTGTTTCTCACCTGCCTCTGCCGCCACTCCCGAACCTCCTGCCGCGCCGTCCGACTACGTCGTCGATCTCGCCGGCATTATCAACGACAGCGCCGAAGCGAAGCTGAACGGCTATCTCCGCGAGCTGGAGCAGAAGACGACCGCCCAGGTCGTCATCCTCACCATCGAGAGCCTCGACGGCGAAGATATCGAGGGATTCTCTCTGCGCATGGCCGAGCAGTGGAAGCTCGGACAGAAGGGCAAGGACAACGGCGTCCTGATCGCGGTGGCCCTCAAGGACCGGCGCTACCGCTTCGAGGTCGGCTACGGGCTCGAAGCCGTCCTCCCCGACAGCATGGTCGGCTCCATCGGCAGAACCTATCTCGTTCCCCACTTCAGAAAGGGCGATTACGGCGGCGGCGTCACGAACGCCACCCTCGCTGTTATCAAGACCATCGCCGACCGCGAGGGGGTCGAGATTACCGGCTTCCCGAAGATCGAGCGGGAGTATGGCAGGAAAGCTTACAAGATCAGCCCTGCGCAGGGCTTCTTTCTTCTCGTGTTTCTTCTGATTGCCGCCGTCTTTCTCATCAAGCATCCCGGCCTCTGCCTGCTGCTCTTCGCCGCCTCGGGAGGAAGGACCGGCTCTTATGGAGGCCGCCGCGGCGGTGGCCATTATGGTGGCCATTATGGTGGATGGTACGGCGGGGGCGGGTTCGGCGGCGGCGGAAGCGGGGGCTTCGGCGGCGGTTTCGGCGGAGGCGGCGGAGGCTTCGGCGGCGGGGGGGCATCGGGGAGCTGGTAA